The segment AGTCTGGCAGTACCATTTCGGGCGGGGGATCGTCTCCTCACCTAATGATTTCGGGCAACTGGGTACTAAACCGTCGCACCCCGAACTATTGGACTGGCTCGCTTCAGAATTCATTGAGAATGGTTTACACCTGAAACCTCTTCATCGGATGATTCTGCTTTCAGACACGTATCAGCAATCGGCATTTCATCCCGAGGAAGATCAATACGACTTAATCGACCCGACCAACATCTACCTGTGGCGATCGCACATTCGCCGATTGTCGGCGGAAGAGATCCGTGACTCGATGCTGGCTGCGACAGGAGAACTTGATTTACAACAGGAAGGTGAAGGAATTAAAGGGGAACATAATCGTCGTTCGATATACTTCCGCGTTTTGCGAAACAGCCCTGTTCCATTTCTGCATACAATGGGTACACCGGACGGCATCAGAAGCGCCCCAACTCGATACATTGCGACGACGGCACCACAGGCGTTATTAATGCTGAATGGTGAGTTCACCTATGAACGTGCGCGTAAACTGGCTGAACGGTGGAAAGAAATTAGTGACCACACTGCCTTCATCGATCAAGTCTTTATCTCGCTCACAGGGCAAACTCCTACAGAGTCGCAACTACAGCAGGGATTGCAATATCTTTCCACTGGCGACGAAGCAGATCTCAATGCACGGCGGACCGACTTCTGTCATGTGTTACTCAACTCCAATCTGTTTCTGTACGTGGAATAGACAAAACTTCATTCCCTCCAATATCAATGTTTGAACCCATCCTGAAACCCGGTTTAGGCTTTATTCAAAGCTGTAAAACAAGAGCGAATTTGACTCATCAAAAGGATTCAGGATCACTTAATATTATGTCTGGACTGAGAACAATGACTTCATCACTATGTCAAAAGGCCGGAGTTCCTCACCACGAACAACTGAATTCCCGCCGTGATTTTCTCACGAAGGCCGGAATGGGGTTTGGGGCACTCGCTTACAGTGGATTGGTTCAAGGGGCAACTGCCCCGATTCCTACAGCCCATCATTTTGCTAGAGCGAAAAGCGTCATTTTCCTGTTCATGGAAGGGGGCCCCAGCCAGCTCGACACATTTGATTACAAACCATTACTAAACAAGCTGGCGGGCCAACCTCTGCCCGAGAGTTTTCAGGAACCCATTACGGCGATGGGTGAAAAAGGTTCTCCCCTGTTAGAGGCTCCCCGCACCTGGACACGTCACGGTGAAAGCGGTCTGTGGGTTTCTGAGTTATTACCAAACATCGCGCAGCACGTCGATGACCTGGCTGTGATCCGCTCCTGCTGGGGAAACGGAATTAACCATGCCGGCGGAATGATGCAGATGCATACGTGTACTCCGGTTGCCGGTCGACCCTCTCTCGGTGCCTGGGTGACTTATGGTCTCGGTTCTGACAACGAAAACCTGCCCGCCTATGTGGTGATGAAAGATGCGAACAAATCGCTGGCGAGTGGTGCCCGCAATTACGGTTCCGGATTCATGCCCGCCACCTATCAGGGAACATTGTTTCAAAATAAAGAAGGGGAACCCCTTGCGAACCTCTCCATTAGAGAAGGCGAGTCACCCGCAAGTCAGCGTGAAAAACTGGAACTGCTGCAACAGTTCAACCGCGAACACTATGCTGAACGGACTCAGCAATCCGAACTCGACGCTCGCATTCGAAGTTATGAGCTGGCGTTCAAAATGCAATCTTCCGCACCCGAAGCAGTCGCCTTAGAAGAAGAGACTGCGGAAACGTTGGAGTTGTATGGAATCAATAACAAGGAATCCTCCACTTACGGAAAACAGTGTCTCCTGGCCCGGAGACTGGTGGAACGGGGAGTTCGTTTTATCCAGATGTATCATGGAACGGGCAGCCGCTGGGATTCGCACTCCAAAATCGAAACGAATCATCCCAAACTGTGCCGTGAGATGGACCAACCCGTGGCAGGTTTGCTGACTGACCTCAAACAACGAGGACTTCTCGATGATACCCTCGTCATCTGGGGAGGAGAATTCGGCCGTACGCCGATGAGCGAACAGGGCAATGGACGGGACCACAATCCGACCGGCTTCACTATGTGGATGGCGGGAGGTGGAGTTCAAGGGGGACAAACCATCGGTGCCACTGATGATCTTGGACTGTACGCTGTGGAAGACAAAATGCATGTCAGCGACCTGCACTCCTCCATTCTGCACCTGCTCGGTCTCGATAACATGGAATTGACATTCGACTATCAGGGACGACCTGAACGTCCGACTATTAACGAAGGCCGATTTAATCGCAAATTGATCGGCGGCTGACGGAAAATGTCGATTCCCGAGGCATGAAAAGCAATGAAATGCCAGTTCTACTGACTAAGAACGCCCCCCCTATGCGTTAAAGCAGTAGCGTACTCCCTAACCGACAGACTTCACGAAGTTCGCCGGACTGGGGAGGGTTGCTTAAAAAAGAGGTCGCGCGACGAGTTTTTGTTGCCCGCGCCGAAAGGGATGCGATATGATAAGTTAGGTAAACTTACAAAATTTCGCATCAACACCTGACGCGGCCCGGATTGATTGGAATCGCGATCTCCCAGACTCCGCTAAGGTAAAGCCCGTTGCAGAATCGAATTGCCCCAATGGCAATTTCTGTCCGAGGCGTTGTTTCACTCCTTGCAGATGTACCAAAGTTACACATTAAGGACCTGATTTCAT is part of the Polystyrenella longa genome and harbors:
- a CDS encoding DUF1501 domain-containing protein — its product is MTSSLCQKAGVPHHEQLNSRRDFLTKAGMGFGALAYSGLVQGATAPIPTAHHFARAKSVIFLFMEGGPSQLDTFDYKPLLNKLAGQPLPESFQEPITAMGEKGSPLLEAPRTWTRHGESGLWVSELLPNIAQHVDDLAVIRSCWGNGINHAGGMMQMHTCTPVAGRPSLGAWVTYGLGSDNENLPAYVVMKDANKSLASGARNYGSGFMPATYQGTLFQNKEGEPLANLSIREGESPASQREKLELLQQFNREHYAERTQQSELDARIRSYELAFKMQSSAPEAVALEEETAETLELYGINNKESSTYGKQCLLARRLVERGVRFIQMYHGTGSRWDSHSKIETNHPKLCREMDQPVAGLLTDLKQRGLLDDTLVIWGGEFGRTPMSEQGNGRDHNPTGFTMWMAGGGVQGGQTIGATDDLGLYAVEDKMHVSDLHSSILHLLGLDNMELTFDYQGRPERPTINEGRFNRKLIGG